From the genome of Actinomycetota bacterium:
CTGCTCGCGCGCCTCAGCCGGCGGAACCTCATCGATGTGTCCTTGATGCAATGCGAGCACTCGCGTGAGGTCGTTTCCGACCGCACCCAGATCGTGCGCGACGATCACGACGGCGACGCCCTGCGTGTGCAGTTCACGCAACACCCCCGCGAAATGCACCTGCGACTCCCTGTCCACGCCTGCGGTCGGCTCGTCGAGAACGAGCAATCCCGGTTCGGACACAAGCGCGCGCGCGATGAGCGCGCGCTGCTGCTGCCCGCCGGACAAGTCCCCGATGCGGCGCCCTGCGAGATCCTCCAGTCCAACGCGCTGCAGCGCGCGCATCGACATCTCCCGCTCGGATCGCAGGAACGGCCCAACCAGGCGCCTCCCCGCTCGCTGAGCGAGCACGACCTCCAGCACTGTGGCCGGCACGCGACCCGAGATTGCCGCGCGCTGCGGGACGTAGCCCACACGCTCGCGCGCGCGCGCGTCCCGCGCCGGACGCCCGAACAGCAGCGCGCGCCCGGCACCGGGTTCGAGCAAGCCGAGCGCCACCTTGACCAACGTAGACTTGCCGGCGCCGTTGGCACCGAGCAGCACGACGTAATCCTGCGAGCCGATAGTCAGATTGATGTCGGAAAGAACAGGCCCGCTCTCGTACGAGAACGAAACGTCGCGCAGTTCTACAACGGGCGTGGACATCCGAGTCCCTCCGCGAGCACACGCAAATTCACCCGCATGATCGAGACGTAGTCATCTCCGGCCGCGCGCCCCTCGCGAGTCAGGCTCTCGATCGGATTGAGCATCGCAGTACGAGCGCCGACGGCGCGCGCGACGGCCGCCGCGACGCGCGGACTCACGATGCTCTCGGAAAACACGGTCGTGACTCCGCGCGCTCGGGCGATTCGCACAACGTCTTCAAAGTGGCGAGGCGCAGGCTCGGACTCCGGCGATGTCCCGGCGATCGGAATCTGTCGCAGACCGTACCTGCGCGCGAGATACCCGAACGCGTCGTGAGCGGTTACCAGGTCCCGGCGCGCGCACTTCGAAAGAGTGTCGCGATAGGACTGGTCGAGGTCCTCCAGCGCGCGCGCCGACCTCTGTGCGCGCGCAACCACCTCTGCGCGCGCGCCGACCGGGATCTGCCTCGAGATCGCCGAGGCGACGGAGGAAACTACCTGACTCATCAAGGCGGGATCGAGCCACACGTGCGGATCCTTGGGGAGCAACTGAACAGGGTTCAAGACATCCAGCACGTTCAGCGCCGGTGCCCCCTTCTGAACCGCTCCCTCAACGGCCGGCTGGAACCCCCCACCCATGTACACGACGAGATCCGCCGTTCGCAGACGAATCAGATCACGGGGACGCAGTTCGACATCGTGAGGCTCGCCACCCGGCGGAGTGAGGTCAACCACGCGAACGGCATCGCCGGCCGCCGCGCGCACGGCCCACGCGAGCGAGTAGAAGGACGCAGCCACCTCCGGACGGCCGTCCGGGCGCGCGCCTGCCGTCGAAGAACACGCCGGCAAGACGCCCAATAGGAGCGGTAACAGAGCGACTCGGACGAACATGCGCCGCATGGTCGTCACCCTAGAACCAATTGAGAATGATTGTCAATCTCAAAAAGGACTACTTCGGAGGCATCCGCAAAGCTCCGTCCAGACGGATCGTTTCGCCGTTCAGGAACGCGTTTTCCACGATGTGGCGTGCCAGCGCGCCGAACTCCGCGGGGTCCCCCAAACGCTTCGGGTGCGGGATCCCGTCCGCGAGCGCTTGCCGGGCCTCCTCGGGAAGGAGTGCCAGCATCGGCGTGTTCATCGTCCCAGGTGCGATCGTACACACGCGCACGAGGCGCGCGGCCAGGTCCCGCGCCGCAGGAAGCGTCATCGCGACGACGCCGCCCTTGGACGCCGCGTAGGCGACCTGGCCGATTTGGCCGTCGTAGGCGGCAATCGAAGCGGTGTTGATGATCACGCCACGCTCGCCGTCTTCGGGTTCCTGCTGCAGCATCTGCGCGGCCGCGCAACGCATCACGTTGAACGTGCCGATCAAGTTGATCTGGATGACCTTCGAGAACAAGTCCAGCGAATGCGGGCCGTTCTTGTCCACGGTTCGCTGCGCCCAGCCAACGCCGGCACACGAAACGGCAACGTTCAGCGCGCCGAACTCCCGCACCGCGGTCGCAACCGCTTCTTGAACATCCGCTTCGCTGGTGACGTCGGTCGCCGCGAAACGAGCGTTCGCACCCATCTCCTTGGCCACCGCTTCGCCTTGCGACGTCGGCAGGTCAACGATGACGACGCGCGCGCCTCCGGCGAGAAGCGCCTGCGCCGTCGCGCGCCCCAAGCCCGAGGCACCCCCGGTAACCAAAGCAACCTTGTTTTCGAGATTCATGGGATCTCCTTTCAGTCCGCGCGGGAGTCTATCGCGCGCGCCTAAACTGACGTCATGTCTAACGTGATCGACGTGACCGAGACGACCTTCGAGCAGGAGGTCCTGGACCGGTCGCACGAGGTTCCGGTCGTCGTGGACTTCTGGGCCGAGTGGTGTGGACCGTGCCGAACGCTGGGGCCGATGCTGGAACGCCTGTCGGAAGAAGCCGGCGGGGAGTGGATCCTGGCCAAGGTAGACGTGGATACGAACCCCGGCCTCGCGTCGGCCTTCGGAGTGCAGGGAATCCCCGCAGTTCACGCCTTCCGAAGGGGCCGCGACGTCGCCGAGTTCGTCGGCGCCCTACCGGAGCCGCAAGTTCGCGACTGGCTCGCCGGGCTCGGCCCGACGCCGGCGGACGTCGCAGTGCAAGAGGGCCTTGATGCGGAGAATCGCGGCGACTTGGAGTCCGCTGCGCAGAAGTACCGCACGGCCCTGGCGCACGAGCCTGCCCGCGCCGAAGCCAAAGCAGGCCTGGCGCGCGCCGAAGTGGCATTGCGCGCGGCTTCGGCGGACGAGCAGACATTGCGCGCGCGCGCCGCGGCAAACCCCGCAGACATCGACGCGATCATGGATCTGGCTTCCGTCGAGTTCGCGCACGGCACTATCGAGTCGGCGCTCAAGCGCATGATCGACCTCGTGCGCGCGTCGGTGGGCTACGAACGCGAACAGGTCCGGACGAGACTGCTGGAATTGCTCGACACGCTGGCACCCGACGATCCGCTCGCGCTCGCGGCACGCCGCGATCTGGCCGCAGCGCTTTTCTAGACGGCGTGCGAGGAATCGCCCGGATTGCCCGTTCTTGACGGCCGGCGCTACGCTCAACGTATGGACGAGATGGCTGAAGCAGTCGCGGAACTTGAATCCGAACAGCACGATCTCGAAGTGTTGCTTCGAGGGCTCGAACCCGAACTCTGGAGCGCCCCCACTCCCGCAGCGGGCTGGGACGTGCGCGATCAGGTGTCGCACCTCGCCGACACCAGCGACGTGTGCGCCGACACCGTGACCGGCGGCCCCCGCCAACTCAACGAGGAAGCCCTTGCGGCGCCCTCCCCCGAGGCCTACACGGAGTCCGGGTGCGTCAAAGGGCGCGCGATGACGCCGGAAGAAGTGCTGCAGTGGTATGTCGCAACGTCTGCTCGCAGCCGAGATGCCCTGCTGTCGAAGGGCCCGAAAGATCGCGTCCCGTGGGGACTCGGGATGAGCGCGCGCATGATGGTCACCGCTCGCCTGATGGAGCACTGGGCACACGGATGCGACATCCGCGAAGCGGTAGGCGCGCCGCTC
Proteins encoded in this window:
- a CDS encoding maleylpyruvate isomerase family mycothiol-dependent enzyme, whose protein sequence is MDEMAEAVAELESEQHDLEVLLRGLEPELWSAPTPAAGWDVRDQVSHLADTSDVCADTVTGGPRQLNEEALAAPSPEAYTESGCVKGRAMTPEEVLQWYVATSARSRDALLSKGPKDRVPWGLGMSARMMVTARLMEHWAHGCDIREAVGAPLTAPPHLRSIALLALRAVPYALSVAKVAPPPGTLSAELTFGTEVWHLGPEDASDVISGDAFEFCRLGTQRARRSDLPSLRARGQLAEAALDNMRAFL
- a CDS encoding 3-hydroxyacyl-CoA dehydrogenase encodes the protein MNLENKVALVTGGASGLGRATAQALLAGGARVVIVDLPTSQGEAVAKEMGANARFAATDVTSEADVQEAVATAVREFGALNVAVSCAGVGWAQRTVDKNGPHSLDLFSKVIQINLIGTFNVMRCAAAQMLQQEPEDGERGVIINTASIAAYDGQIGQVAYAASKGGVVAMTLPAARDLAARLVRVCTIAPGTMNTPMLALLPEEARQALADGIPHPKRLGDPAEFGALARHIVENAFLNGETIRLDGALRMPPK
- a CDS encoding metal ABC transporter substrate-binding protein; this encodes MRRMFVRVALLPLLLGVLPACSSTAGARPDGRPEVAASFYSLAWAVRAAAGDAVRVVDLTPPGGEPHDVELRPRDLIRLRTADLVVYMGGGFQPAVEGAVQKGAPALNVLDVLNPVQLLPKDPHVWLDPALMSQVVSSVASAISRQIPVGARAEVVARAQRSARALEDLDQSYRDTLSKCARRDLVTAHDAFGYLARRYGLRQIPIAGTSPESEPAPRHFEDVVRIARARGVTTVFSESIVSPRVAAAVARAVGARTAMLNPIESLTREGRAAGDDYVSIMRVNLRVLAEGLGCPRPL
- a CDS encoding tetratricopeptide repeat protein, with translation MSNVIDVTETTFEQEVLDRSHEVPVVVDFWAEWCGPCRTLGPMLERLSEEAGGEWILAKVDVDTNPGLASAFGVQGIPAVHAFRRGRDVAEFVGALPEPQVRDWLAGLGPTPADVAVQEGLDAENRGDLESAAQKYRTALAHEPARAEAKAGLARAEVALRAASADEQTLRARAAANPADIDAIMDLASVEFAHGTIESALKRMIDLVRASVGYEREQVRTRLLELLDTLAPDDPLALAARRDLAAALF
- a CDS encoding metal ABC transporter ATP-binding protein, translated to MSTPVVELRDVSFSYESGPVLSDINLTIGSQDYVVLLGANGAGKSTLVKVALGLLEPGAGRALLFGRPARDARARERVGYVPQRAAISGRVPATVLEVVLAQRAGRRLVGPFLRSEREMSMRALQRVGLEDLAGRRIGDLSGGQQQRALIARALVSEPGLLVLDEPTAGVDRESQVHFAGVLRELHTQGVAVVIVAHDLGAVGNDLTRVLALHQGHIDEVPPAEAREQVGLFVEDHPH